TTCAGCTTCGACTGCATCAACCGCGTCGATACGCTGGACGACGGTCTGTGCAGGCTTCTTCGCGAGGCGGGCTGCCACGCAATCCAGCTGGGCGTCGAGAGCGGCAGCGACGAGATACTGGCCAAATACTCGAAAGGCATGACGACCGATGTAATCCGCGAGGGGTTCCGGCTGTGCAAGAAGTACGGCCTAAAAACGATCGGGTTCTTCCTCATCGGGCTGCCCGGCGAGACCGAGGGAACCATCCAGAAGACAATCGATTTCGCCAAGGAGCTCGACTGCGATTTCGCATCGTTCGCCACGGTTGACCCATACATCGGCACGAAGCTCCGCCAAGATGCTGTCGAGGCGGGCTACATCTCTGACGACGACACTCAGTTCGACGGCGGGGCCTACACCGCAATTGCGACAGAGCAGCTCTCAAAGGAGCAGGTCTGGAAGCTGAGGAACAGGGCTGTCCGCCAGTTCTACTTCCGCCCGTCTTTCGTCCTCAAGAAGCTCCGTATGGCGAGGCGCCCTTCAACTCTGTGGGGCTACTTTCTTGACGCCTTGACGATCGCGAAGAACATGCTGCCTCGCAAGTCGAGCTGAATACGGAACGTCGAAGGTCAAAAAGTGTAGCCGAGCCACGTTGAGCGCGTAGATGTGCGGCAGGTCGATCTTTCGCTTGGAATCTCGCCCCCTCCCGGCATATAATACTTTTTGCTATGGTTTTTTTTCGTTCTATCCGTTCCGCTTATAGGAGCGGGCGCATCTAACATCAACTTCCCTAAAAGGAGGAAAAGATGAGAGCAGCAGTTGTTTGTGTTGTTTTCGCACTGGTCTGGGTTGTCTGGACGATGGCTCTGGCTGAGCCAACGGTCACAATCTATACCGACCGGACCAACTATCAGTCTGGCGACACGATTGGGGTCACGTTGAGTGTGGAGAACCCGGGCGCCTGTGCGACACTTGACCTTTGCGTGGGACTGCTCGCGCCCGGCGGGGGCATATACACCATGGGGCCATCCGGCTGGGTCCATGCAATAGTGCCCTGGAACGCAGAGGTAAGGATGCCCGGGCAGTTCGACATGACTGCACACTTCCGCTTCGAGGTTCCTTCAGTGCTGCCTGCGCCGCCGATTAGCCAAGATGGGGAATACCACTTCGCTTCTCTTTGCTTAGAGCCTGGGACCTGGAACTGGGCCAGCAACCTAGGCCTTGCAGCGTTTTCCTACACAGGTTCTGGCCCTTCCCCGGACATCACGATGGTCTCTATTCCTGCTGGTTCATTTCTGATGGGCTCCCCGGAGGACGAGGCGGGGCGTTTTTCAGACGAGGGGCCGCAGCGGACGGTTCACATCTCGCCGTTTATGATGTCTGAGACGGAAGTGACGGAGAAGCAGTGGGAAGACGTGATGGGCTGGAACGACTGTTACGACAAGCGTGGGGACAATTATCCCGTAGAGAGAGTCGCCTGGTACGATTGCGTGTCATTCTGTAATCAGTTGTCCGAAGCAGACGGCTATGTGAAATGCTATGAGATCACGAACACCTTATACAGCGGCAATCACATCACCTCAGCTGATGTGGCCTGCAACTTCGATGCAAACGGTTATCGGCTGCCGACAGAGGCCGAATGGGAATATGCTTGCCGAGCCGGGACCACGAGTCGCTTCTATACAGGCGATTCGGAGTCTGATCTTGATCGCGCCGGCTGGTATGATTGTTCTCAGAAGCACGAGGTTGCTCAGAAACAGGGAAATGGTCTTGGCCTCTATGACACTCATGGAAACGTATGGGAGTGGTGTTGGGATTGGTATGATGAAGGTTATTATGGGACGCAGCCTGATCCGGATAGCGATCCTGCCGGCCCTGGCAGTGGCGCCAC
This sequence is a window from bacterium. Protein-coding genes within it:
- a CDS encoding formylglycine-generating enzyme family protein → MRAAVVCVVFALVWVVWTMALAEPTVTIYTDRTNYQSGDTIGVTLSVENPGACATLDLCVGLLAPGGGIYTMGPSGWVHAIVPWNAEVRMPGQFDMTAHFRFEVPSVLPAPPISQDGEYHFASLCLEPGTWNWASNLGLAAFSYTGSGPSPDITMVSIPAGSFLMGSPEDEAGRFSDEGPQRTVHISPFMMSETEVTEKQWEDVMGWNDCYDKRGDNYPVERVAWYDCVSFCNQLSEADGYVKCYEITNTLYSGNHITSADVACNFDANGYRLPTEAEWEYACRAGTTSRFYTGDSESDLDRAGWYDCSQKHEVAQKQGNGLGLYDTHGNVWEWCWDWYDEGYYGTQPDPDSDPAGPGSGATRVLRGGGWGSSALYCRSACRSWDEPSYLITYYGFRLCRSSN